Sequence from the Deltaproteobacteria bacterium genome:
ATGGGCGCGGCGCCGTTGCCGTAGTTCACCTTCAGGTAGTTCACGAACTCGTCCTGGTACACGGGCCCGGGGCTGGTGGGCGTGCAGCCGCCGCCGCAGCTCGGGCCGGGGCAGGTGCAGAGCGTGCTGCCCTTGGTGGGGTGGTTGGCGACGAAGTCCGCGCTGTTCGGATCCTGCGACGCGAAGTCCTGGTTGCCGGTGTTCACGCCGATGGAGGTTCCGCAGCTGTTGGTGCCAGGGCAGTTCGGGCCGCCGGGGTTGCTGCTCGCGTCTCCCCAGGGGTTGTTGATCTGGTTGCTGGTGACGAAGTCCAGGATGGGCACCGTGGCGAGGAACGCCTCACCCTTGGCCTGCGCGTTGGGGATGGAGTCGTCGCCGGCCAGGATGGCGCCCGCGATGGAGCCCGCGCCGCCTGCAGCGGGGTTGGTGTTGAAGCAATAGTCGTTGCCCGAGTCCATGAGGTTGGTGAGCCAGTTCCAGTCGGTGTACGAGTCGCCACCTGCGCGGATGACGCCGTACTTGGTGTTGCTGGCCACGAAGCCGCCGAAGCCGTTGATGCCGTACACGTAGTCCGACACGCGCACCGGCTGCGACGGCGGCTGGTGCTGGCGGTTCGGGCCCTGGTTCAGGTCGATGGAGAACGTCACGCCCGCGCCGCTGGTGCCGGTGGTGCTCGTGGACGTGCTGGTGCTGGTGCTGGTGGATCCTGTCGTGCCCGTCGTGGTGGCGGTGGTGCTGGTCGTGGAGCTGGCGCTCGACGTGGTGCCGGTGGTGCTGCTGCCGGTCGTGCCCGAGGTCGAGCTGGGACCCGTGCTGCTCGCAGCGGACGTCGTCGAAGCGCCCGTGGAGCCGGTGTGGCCTGTGGTCGAGCTCGTGCTGGCGCCTGCGCTGGCTCCCGACGCGCCGGTGCCCGTGGTGCTCCCTGAGCTCGCGGGCGTGACGGTCGCGGTGCAAGCCGCGAGCACGAGCGCAGCAGGGGACAGCGAAGCGATACGCAAAGTCATGGGCCACCCTCAACGGGAGTGAAGCCCGATCAAACCACTTTTCAACGCTCGCGGGTCATCTCGCAGCTGCGTCGCACGAATGGCACACGCCCTACTTCCGCAGGCGGTATGAGCACATCGCTGCGCCGTTGGCGCGGCACGCGTGCTCGATGAACGAGACCCGCTGGCCGATGAGCGCGCGCGCCAAGGCGGTGTAGAGGAACTCGGAGCTCGCGCAGATCGGCCCGCGCGTGCCCTGGATGTTCGCGCAGATCGGGCAGTGCTCGATCTCCAGGTAGTACGCCTCGCCGTCCTCGCGCAGCGACACGTCGGCCCAGATGCCGCTCAAAAAGGCCTGGATCTCGCGCACCGCCCAGCCGATGCGCTTGTCTGCGGGCACGCTCTTGGCGTCTTCGGCGCGCTTCACCATCTCCGGGTGCTTGAGCAGCATCGGCGCCATCTTGTGGCCGTAGTTGCTGAGGAACACGCGGGTGAGCGTCTCGCCGGTGAGCTTGAAGACCGTCGCGTAGAGCTTGGCGAGCTCAGACGTGCGGAGAATCGGCGGATCCTGATCGCCGTGGGGGGCGGTGAGCATGCGCTCGAGCCCGGCCTGGCGGACGAGGTTGTCGGCCTCGCGGGGATCGAGCTCGTGGAGCGTCTCGAGCACCATGCGCACGGTGAAGTTCGAGATGGGCTTGTCGTCGTCGTGAGTGGCGGCGACGGTCATGGGCGACTCCGCAGTGCGCCCCCGCACGAGCACATGATGTCAGATGTTGGACGGAGAGTCGCGGGCCGATGCCTGACGCTCTGCCTCGCGCTCGCCGCCGCGCCCGCGCGACGCTGCAAGCGAACGCGTCGCTGCTCGCCCAGAGCGATAGGCTCGAGAAGGCGACCCGAGAAAAATGAGCGCTCCATGGCTGTTCGAGTCGCAGTGACCATCCAGGACACGATGGCGTTCTGGAACGACGACCTCGGCGCCTTCCTGCACGACCCGAATGGCTACTCGCCCACGAACACATTCCTCTACGAGGTTCCCGACGCGTGGGTCGCGAACGGCACGCTCACGCCCGACGGCTTCGAGAACGTGTTCAAGTACCTCTACGGCCCGGCCTGGCGCGGGGGAAACGGCGACGGCTCGCAGTACGTCGTGCTTCGCAAAGAGGCCGCCACCGTGGCCGACGACGACCCGCGCACCTTCAAGCCCATCTCCTGAGCGCGCCGGATCAATTCGACAGCAGCACCTGCACGCTTCCCGTTCCGCAGGCGCCGCCGAGGACGACGACGTCCGCCGACTGATCGCCATTGAGGTCGCCCACCGCGAGCCCCAGCGGCGGCCCCGACATCGGATAGATCCCGCCGAACACGAAGGTCCCGCCGAAGTCGCGCTCGACCGTCACGTCGTTGGATTGGGCGTTGAGCGCCACCACCGCCGGCGCGCCCGAGATGTTGGCGAAGGCCGCCCAGGTGGGTCCCACGCCCGCGAGCTGCGTCGGCGACTGCGGAACGAAGCCACCATCGCCCGCGTTCAAGTACGCGACCACGTCGTTGTTGGTGAGGCTCAAGGTCATGAAGTCCACGCGGCCGTCGCCGTCCACGTCACCCGAGGCGAGCGCGCGCTGCGGACCGTAGGCGAACGTCACCGGCGTCCCCGGCGCGGCGAGGTTGGGCACCAGCGTGACCTGCGTCGACGAGGCGATGACTGCATCGAGCCGATTTGGCGCGAGGAAGTGATCGAGCACCAGCGCGACGGGCGAGGCTGGCACGGTCAACGTCGTCGGCGTGCCTAGGTGCCCCAGACCGTCGCCGAGGAAGATCGACGCGGTGCCCTGCCCGTCCACCGCGACGACGACAGGCCCACCCGCGGGCCAGATCGAGCCTGCAGCCAGGAGCGTCGCCTTCTGCGGCAGGCCGTATCGATCGCCGGCCGTGAACGTTCCGTCGCCACGGCCACGCCACACCGCGAGCGCGGGCCCGCCCTCGTCCGTCTGGGCCACGACGAGGTCTTCGTTCGGATCGCCATCGAGATCGAGCGCGACCACGGCCGTCGGCGCCGACGCGAGCGGCGTGGTGCCAGCGCTCGACGCGAGTCCGCCATCTGCCTGCGCCGCGAGCACGGTGAGCATCGAGGTCTCGGCCACGATCACGTCCGCGCGACCGTCGCCGTTCTCGTCACCGAGCGCCACGCCGATGGGCTGGCCCGCGAGGGGATAGCTCACCGCGGGCTCGAGAATGCGCATGACGCCGGTGGTCCCGCTCGAGCCGAACGTGGTGCCGCTGGTGGTGGTGCTGCTGCCAGTCGTCGAGCCGCTTCCGGTGGAGCCCTGCGTGCACCCTGCCCCGGTGCTACCCGAAGAGCTGCCCGTGCTCGTGCTCGCTTCGCCGGGACACGCGCTTCCACCGGGCACGCAGAGATTCACGTTGGCGCAGCAGCTCCAGCCCGGGCCGCAGGGACACGGCCGGCCGGCCTCGTCGAGGAGCTCGGTGCAACCGGCGAGCGCGAGCGTCGCGAGTGCGATGGAGATCGTCGCGCGCATCAGAAGCTCGTGGCCCACGCCACCGACGCGCTCGTTGGCGTGCCGACCAGACTCAACGAGTGATCGCCGTCGCCGTCGGGCCAGAGCAGCAGCGCCACGCCCGCGGTCTCCGCGGCGACGCCGACGCCGCCCAGGATCCACGCGAGCCGGTTGTCGCTCCGGATGCGCGCGTTGGCGTTCGCTGCGTCCGCCTGGGATGCATGCGGCGCGACGGATCGGCGCGCCGACTCGGCCTGGCTCACGGCCACGACCGCAGCCCCACCGCCGACGATGCCCGCACCCACGCTCAACCAGCCCCAGGTGTGCCGGTCGGCAAAAATCGAAGGCTCCTCATTCCGACGGTCGAGCTCGAGCAGGGTCGGCATCGGGCCCACGTCGGCGCGCGAGAACTCGAGCGAGAACAGGAGCGAGAACGCGTCGTGCGCGGCGCCGCGCGTGGCCACCCGCGGCGTGCTCGGCTCGAGCGAGGCCACGGTCACCACGTCCTCCGCCGGCGGAATCGAGAACTCCTGATCCGTGTCCAGGCGCCGCAGGTAGAGCGGTCCCGCGCCCACGGGATGGAGGAGCCGCGTCGTCTGTGACGGGCCATTGTGGAAGTCCGCGAGCCGCACGCCGCGACCGTCCTCGAGCAGGTAGTGCGCGTGCTCCTTGCCCTGGATCTCGATGTGTCGCGACTCCGCCTGGCGCAGGTCCGCGAGCAGATCACTCCCCTTGGGCGGCCGCGCGAACACATCGGGCCGGAACTTGTCGTTGGCGATGGCGCCGTTCGCGCGCTGGATGAACGCCACCATCTCCGGATAGCTCACCCAGCCGTCGCCATCCGCGTCCGCCGCGCCATAGAGGCCGCTGCGCACCTCGTGGCTGAACACGCCCGCTTGAAAGCCCTCCCACTCGTGGCTCTCGCGCGCCGACGACGTGGAGAGCAAGAGGCCCCACTTGTCGTTGCTGGCGAGCTCGGGCGTCTGCGTGAAGTTGCGGAGCGGTCTCCGTGAGCCGCCGGGGCCGCGGCCGTACGCGAGGAAGAACGAGTAGCAGGCGTCGACGATGAGATGCGCGCGGTCGGCGTCGATGGCCTCGAGCACGTCGTGCGCGAGCGTGTGCCCGGTGAGCCGCGCGTCCTCGAGGCTCAGGTATCCGACGTCGCCCTCGACGTTCCCGTGCCCCGCGTACACGAAGTACAGCACCGTGCTCAGCTGCCGCGCCTTGGCTTGAGCGACGTCGGACG
This genomic interval carries:
- a CDS encoding VCBS repeat-containing protein, which codes for MRATISIALATLALAGCTELLDEAGRPCPCGPGWSCCANVNLCVPGGSACPGEASTSTGSSSGSTGAGCTQGSTGSGSTTGSSTTTSGTTFGSSGTTGVMRILEPAVSYPLAGQPIGVALGDENGDGRADVIVAETSMLTVLAAQADGGLASSAGTTPLASAPTAVVALDLDGDPNEDLVVAQTDEGGPALAVWRGRGDGTFTAGDRYGLPQKATLLAAGSIWPAGGPVVVAVDGQGTASIFLGDGLGHLGTPTTLTVPASPVALVLDHFLAPNRLDAVIASSTQVTLVPNLAAPGTPVTFAYGPQRALASGDVDGDGRVDFMTLSLTNNDVVAYLNAGDGGFVPQSPTQLAGVGPTWAAFANISGAPAVVALNAQSNDVTVERDFGGTFVFGGIYPMSGPPLGLAVGDLNGDQSADVVVLGGACGTGSVQVLLSN
- a CDS encoding caspase family protein, with the protein product MTRAALVALLLAAAPARAEKPAPAEANVAQFALIIGVNHAAEPNLPTLQYADDDAASYEDLFRLLGARTYLLSRLDENTQRLHPQAAAEAREPTRKQLDEVVKQLASDVAQAKARQLSTVLYFVYAGHGNVEGDVGYLSLEDARLTGHTLAHDVLEAIDADRAHLIVDACYSFFLAYGRGPGGSRRPLRNFTQTPELASNDKWGLLLSTSSARESHEWEGFQAGVFSHEVRSGLYGAADADGDGWVSYPEMVAFIQRANGAIANDKFRPDVFARPPKGSDLLADLRQAESRHIEIQGKEHAHYLLEDGRGVRLADFHNGPSQTTRLLHPVGAGPLYLRRLDTDQEFSIPPAEDVVTVASLEPSTPRVATRGAAHDAFSLLFSLEFSRADVGPMPTLLELDRRNEEPSIFADRHTWGWLSVGAGIVGGGAAVVAVSQAESARRSVAPHASQADAANANARIRSDNRLAWILGGVGVAAETAGVALLLWPDGDGDHSLSLVGTPTSASVAWATSF